A window from Variovorax sp. PBL-E5 encodes these proteins:
- the trbF gene encoding conjugal transfer protein TrbF translates to MLFKRPQVRYSATPEPVTPYQAAGQVWDQRIGSARVQAKNWRLMAFGCLSLALLMAGGLVWRSAQSIVTPFVVEVDNAGQVRAVGEAASPYKPNDAQIAHHLARFIVDVRSLSIDPIVVRQNWLEAYEYTTDRGAATLNDYARVNDPFSRIGQISVAVEVTSVVRASDTSFQVRWIERSYANGAPSGTERWTAVLSVVLQPPRTEQRLRKNPLGIYVNGLSWSRELEATDAMKGTKP, encoded by the coding sequence ATGCTATTTAAACGTCCCCAGGTGCGGTACTCGGCGACGCCGGAGCCCGTCACCCCCTATCAGGCGGCCGGGCAGGTTTGGGACCAGCGCATCGGCAGTGCGCGCGTCCAGGCCAAGAATTGGCGGCTGATGGCCTTCGGCTGTCTCTCCCTCGCGCTGCTGATGGCCGGCGGCCTCGTGTGGCGCTCGGCTCAGTCCATCGTGACGCCCTTCGTCGTCGAGGTGGACAACGCCGGCCAGGTCCGTGCGGTCGGCGAAGCCGCCTCACCCTACAAGCCCAACGACGCGCAGATCGCGCATCATCTGGCGCGCTTTATCGTCGACGTGCGCTCGCTCTCCATTGACCCGATCGTGGTTCGGCAGAACTGGCTTGAAGCCTATGAATACACAACGGACCGCGGCGCCGCGACGCTGAACGACTACGCCCGGGTGAACGATCCCTTCTCGCGCATCGGGCAGATCTCGGTGGCTGTCGAGGTCACGAGTGTGGTGCGGGCGAGCGACACATCTTTCCAGGTGCGCTGGATCGAACGCAGTTACGCCAATGGCGCGCCCTCCGGGACGGAGCGCTGGACGGCCGTGCTGTCGGTGGTGCTGCAGCCGCCGCGCACCGAGCAGCGCCTGCGCAAGAACCCGCTCGGCATCTACGTCAACGGGCTGTCCTGGAGCCGTGAACTTGAAGCCACCGACGCAATGAAAGGAACAAAGCCATGA
- the trbL gene encoding P-type conjugative transfer protein TrbL, giving the protein MNDLSVIDRFLDVFSRYIDSGFGLLGGEVGFLTATLVVIDITLAGLFWAMSNASGGGGDDVIGKLIKKVLYVGAFAFILNNFNSLSGIVFRSFAGLGLMASGSSMTQGQLLQPGRLARVGVEAGAPIMKQISDLTGFPEVFANLDVITVLFLAWLVLIVSFFVLAVQLFVTLIEFKLTTLAGFVLVPFALWNKTAFLAERVLGNVVSSGIKVLVLAVIVGIGTGLFAEFTVPPGTEPSIDHALVIMLAALAMLGLGIFGPGIATGLVSGAPQLGAGAAAGTALGAAGLAVAGGAAVAGAGSAVAAGARMAPGAARAAIGGGAAAARSASSMANGAKSAYQAGAAASGSGGVRAAGAGLANVARSGVGAVGQRVASSAKAVKDGVVSFVAEAAAPAAAKVADASEAGAPAAEPAWAKQMRRKQQMTHAATTAAHALRSGDAGGGGASPSLRDDSNS; this is encoded by the coding sequence ATGAACGACCTGTCGGTCATCGACCGCTTCCTCGACGTCTTCTCGCGCTACATAGACTCTGGCTTCGGCCTGCTGGGCGGCGAGGTTGGCTTCCTGACTGCCACGTTGGTCGTGATCGACATAACGCTGGCTGGCCTCTTCTGGGCGATGAGCAATGCCAGCGGCGGCGGTGGCGACGATGTGATCGGCAAGCTGATCAAGAAGGTGCTGTACGTCGGCGCTTTCGCCTTCATCCTGAACAACTTCAACAGCCTGTCGGGCATCGTGTTCCGGTCCTTCGCCGGGCTTGGACTGATGGCGTCCGGCTCGTCGATGACCCAAGGCCAGTTGCTGCAGCCGGGCCGGCTGGCGCGCGTGGGCGTGGAGGCCGGCGCGCCGATCATGAAACAGATCAGCGACCTGACTGGCTTTCCGGAGGTATTCGCCAACCTCGATGTCATCACCGTGCTGTTTCTGGCATGGCTGGTATTGATCGTGAGTTTCTTCGTGCTCGCGGTGCAGCTTTTCGTCACCCTGATCGAGTTCAAGCTGACCACGCTCGCCGGCTTCGTGCTGGTGCCGTTCGCGCTGTGGAACAAGACGGCGTTCCTGGCCGAACGGGTGCTGGGCAACGTGGTTTCCTCGGGGATCAAGGTGCTGGTGCTGGCCGTGATCGTCGGTATCGGCACAGGCCTGTTCGCCGAGTTCACGGTGCCGCCGGGCACCGAGCCGTCCATCGACCACGCGCTGGTCATCATGTTGGCCGCTCTGGCGATGCTGGGATTGGGCATCTTCGGGCCGGGCATTGCTACAGGGCTGGTGTCTGGTGCGCCGCAGCTTGGCGCAGGGGCGGCGGCGGGGACAGCACTTGGTGCTGCGGGTCTGGCCGTCGCTGGCGGCGCGGCCGTGGCGGGCGCCGGTTCCGCGGTGGCTGCTGGAGCGCGCATGGCGCCTGGTGCCGCGCGTGCTGCCATCGGTGGGGGTGCCGCCGCGGCTCGGTCTGCCAGTTCAATGGCCAACGGCGCGAAGTCGGCTTATCAGGCCGGCGCCGCCGCATCGGGCAGTGGTGGCGTGCGCGCGGCCGGTGCCGGCCTGGCCAACGTTGCGCGCAGCGGTGTCGGTGCCGTGGGCCAGCGTGTGGCGTCCAGCGCCAAAGCGGTCAAGGACGGCGTGGTGAGCTTCGTCGCCGAGGCAGCGGCGCCTGCTGCGGCCAAGGTGGCGGACGCAAGCGAAGCCGGCGCACCAGCGGCTGAACCCGCATGGGCGAAGCAGATGCGCCGCAAGCAGCAGATGACACATGCAGCCACGACGGCCGCGCACGCGTTGCGCTCGGGTGATGCCGGCGGCGGTGGCGCCAGCCCGAGCCTGCGCGATGACTCAAATTCTTAG
- a CDS encoding entry exclusion lipoprotein TrbK: MRKPLILILAVMQAGCGKPIPFESAESLAANPERLKEMRVRCKVERHLIGEAQCHEVAEATRLRFFSGGGPKHTPVPAASQPSASQPGQGSGR; the protein is encoded by the coding sequence ATGCGCAAACCCCTTATCTTGATCCTCGCCGTCATGCAGGCTGGGTGCGGTAAACCCATACCTTTTGAGTCCGCGGAGTCGCTGGCCGCCAATCCCGAGCGCTTGAAGGAGATGCGGGTGAGGTGCAAGGTGGAGCGACACCTGATCGGCGAGGCGCAGTGCCACGAGGTCGCCGAAGCGACGCGCCTGCGCTTCTTCTCCGGCGGTGGCCCCAAGCACACGCCGGTGCCTGCCGCATCACAGCCTTCTGCCTCACAGCCAGGGCAAGGAAGCGGTCGATGA
- the trbJ gene encoding P-type conjugative transfer protein TrbJ, producing the protein MKKHFLAAAAASLIALGPAAHAQWIVFDPSNYSQNILTAARTLEQINNQIRQLQNEAQMLTNQARNLTSLDFNALSELRAALSATNQLIQQGQGLAFNVAQMETDFRRLYPDSYSAAISGTQMGADARTRWTHSLEALRTATKVQSQAVQNFTSDERTLTDLVNRSQSATGALQAMQATNQLLALQSRQAMQAQQLQIAQDRAAALEQARQVAVQERAREVRRRFQGDGTPYSPYAVDFYGR; encoded by the coding sequence ATGAAGAAGCACTTTCTCGCCGCCGCCGCGGCATCGCTGATCGCCCTTGGGCCTGCCGCGCATGCGCAGTGGATCGTCTTCGATCCCTCGAACTATTCACAGAACATCCTCACCGCTGCGCGCACGCTGGAACAGATCAACAACCAGATCCGGCAACTGCAGAACGAGGCGCAGATGCTGACGAACCAGGCGCGCAACCTCACGAGTCTGGATTTCAATGCGCTGAGCGAGCTGCGCGCCGCCTTGTCGGCGACCAACCAGCTGATCCAGCAGGGCCAGGGTCTAGCCTTCAACGTCGCCCAAATGGAGACGGATTTTCGTCGGCTGTACCCCGATTCGTACTCGGCAGCAATCTCGGGCACGCAGATGGGAGCCGATGCGCGCACGCGGTGGACCCATTCGCTTGAAGCACTACGCACCGCGACCAAGGTGCAGTCACAGGCGGTGCAGAACTTCACGTCGGACGAGCGGACCTTGACCGACCTGGTGAATCGCAGCCAGTCGGCAACAGGCGCATTGCAAGCCATGCAGGCGACAAACCAGTTGCTCGCCTTGCAGTCGCGCCAGGCGATGCAGGCCCAGCAACTGCAGATCGCGCAGGACCGTGCGGCCGCGCTGGAGCAGGCGCGCCAAGTGGCGGTGCAAGAGCGTGCGCGTGAAGTGCGCCGTCGCTTCCAGGGTGATGGCACGCCGTACTCGCCCTATGCCGTGGACTTCTACGGACGGTGA
- the trbE gene encoding conjugal transfer protein TrbE, with amino-acid sequence MLNLTEYRKRPALLADWLPWAGLVAPGVVLNKDGSFQRTARFRGPDLDSATQGELVATSARLNNALRRLGSGWALFVDAERREAADYPESNFPEPLSWLIDEERRAAFEEDASHFESSYHLTLLYLPPEESAARAARLLYENNRAEGVDWRERLEGFVSETERLFGLLEGVLPEIDWLDDAQTLTYLHGCVSTRRHAVAVPEVAMHLDALLADEPLVGGLAPMLGNRHLRVLSVRGFPTSTWPGLLDDLNRLGFAYRWSTRFMCLDKAEAEKELRRLRRQWFAKRKNIVALLRETIFQQESPLVDSDASNKASDADAALQELGSDQVAFGYVTATVTVLDAEAAVADEKLRTVERAIQGRGFVTIPETLNAVDAWLSSVSGHAYANVRQPIVSTLNLAHMMPVSAVWAGPERNAHLDGPPLIVTRTDGATPFRLVTHIGDVGHTLIVGPTGMGKSVLLATLAMQFRRYPGSRILAFDMGRSMRATILGLGGEHYDLGTDGAIAFQPLARIDQDGYRTWAAEWVEGRLLQEGIAVGPPEKDAVWSALNSLASAPLEQRTMTGLSVLLQSNALRQALKPYVLGGAHGKLLDADRDRLGVATVQGFEMEELMHSKAAVLAVLGYLFARFDERFDGAPTLLILDEAWLFLDEPVFASRIRQWLKALRKKNVSVIFATQSLADIKDSTIAPAIVESCASRIFLPNPQAAEPQIRVIYEGFGLNSRQIEIVATAQPKRDYYYQSRLGNRVFDLGLGSVALAFSGASTPEDQRAIDKVFAAATSSDFAAAWLRHCSLGWAADLIPSFPSSPSSPLENSS; translated from the coding sequence ATGTTGAACCTCACCGAATACCGCAAGCGCCCGGCGTTGCTGGCCGACTGGCTGCCATGGGCCGGGCTGGTGGCGCCGGGCGTCGTGCTCAACAAGGACGGCTCGTTCCAGCGCACGGCGCGGTTCCGCGGGCCGGACCTGGACAGCGCGACGCAGGGCGAACTGGTCGCCACGTCGGCGCGCCTCAACAACGCGCTGCGGCGTCTTGGCTCAGGCTGGGCCTTGTTCGTCGACGCCGAGCGGCGTGAAGCGGCCGACTATCCGGAGTCCAACTTCCCGGAGCCGCTGTCCTGGCTCATCGACGAAGAACGCCGCGCCGCTTTCGAGGAGGACGCCAGCCACTTCGAAAGCAGCTACCACCTGACGCTGCTGTACCTACCGCCCGAGGAATCGGCGGCCCGTGCAGCCCGGTTGCTGTACGAGAACAATCGCGCGGAAGGGGTGGATTGGCGTGAGCGGCTGGAAGGCTTCGTGTCCGAGACCGAACGCCTCTTCGGCTTGCTCGAAGGCGTGCTACCAGAGATCGACTGGCTCGATGACGCGCAGACGCTCACCTATCTGCATGGCTGCGTCTCCACGCGCCGGCATGCAGTGGCGGTGCCCGAGGTGGCGATGCATCTTGACGCGCTGCTGGCGGACGAACCGTTGGTCGGCGGCCTGGCGCCGATGCTCGGAAATCGGCACTTGCGGGTGCTGTCGGTGCGCGGGTTTCCGACCTCGACGTGGCCGGGCCTGCTCGATGACTTGAACCGCCTAGGCTTCGCCTATCGCTGGAGCACGCGCTTCATGTGCCTGGACAAGGCCGAGGCGGAGAAGGAACTGCGGCGTCTGCGCCGTCAGTGGTTTGCCAAGCGCAAGAACATCGTCGCTCTACTGCGCGAGACGATCTTCCAGCAGGAGAGCCCGCTGGTGGATTCCGATGCCTCGAACAAGGCATCGGACGCCGATGCGGCGCTGCAAGAGCTTGGAAGCGACCAGGTGGCCTTCGGCTACGTCACGGCCACAGTGACCGTACTCGACGCCGAAGCCGCAGTGGCCGACGAGAAGCTGCGTACTGTGGAGCGAGCCATCCAGGGTCGCGGCTTCGTCACCATTCCTGAGACTTTGAATGCGGTTGACGCATGGTTGTCGTCGGTGTCAGGCCATGCTTACGCCAACGTCCGGCAGCCAATCGTCTCGACGCTGAACCTCGCGCACATGATGCCAGTGTCGGCCGTGTGGGCCGGTCCGGAGCGCAATGCGCATCTTGATGGTCCGCCCTTGATCGTTACCCGCACTGATGGTGCGACGCCGTTCCGGCTGGTCACGCACATCGGCGATGTGGGGCACACGTTGATCGTCGGACCGACCGGCATGGGCAAGTCGGTGCTGCTCGCCACGCTCGCGATGCAGTTCCGCCGCTATCCGGGGTCGCGCATTCTCGCCTTCGACATGGGCCGCTCGATGCGAGCGACCATTCTCGGGCTCGGTGGCGAACATTACGACCTCGGCACTGACGGCGCCATTGCGTTCCAGCCGCTGGCACGAATCGACCAGGACGGCTATCGCACCTGGGCGGCCGAGTGGGTCGAGGGGCGCTTACTGCAGGAAGGCATCGCAGTTGGGCCTCCGGAGAAGGACGCCGTCTGGTCCGCGCTCAATAGCCTGGCCAGCGCACCCCTTGAACAACGAACCATGACAGGCCTGTCGGTGCTGCTGCAGTCCAACGCACTCCGGCAAGCCCTCAAGCCTTACGTGCTCGGCGGCGCCCACGGAAAGCTGCTCGATGCCGATAGGGACCGGCTCGGCGTTGCCACTGTGCAGGGTTTCGAGATGGAAGAGCTGATGCACAGCAAGGCCGCCGTGTTGGCGGTGCTGGGCTATCTGTTCGCTCGCTTCGACGAACGATTCGATGGTGCGCCGACTTTGCTGATCCTCGATGAGGCCTGGCTCTTCCTGGACGAGCCAGTGTTCGCATCGCGAATTCGCCAGTGGCTTAAAGCATTGCGCAAGAAGAACGTCTCCGTGATCTTCGCTACGCAGTCGCTTGCGGATATTAAGGATTCGACCATCGCGCCAGCCATCGTGGAGAGCTGCGCGAGCCGCATCTTCCTGCCGAACCCGCAGGCGGCCGAACCGCAGATACGTGTGATCTACGAAGGCTTCGGGCTCAACAGTCGGCAGATTGAGATCGTCGCGACCGCACAGCCTAAGCGCGACTACTACTACCAGTCTCGGCTGGGCAACCGCGTCTTCGACCTCGGGCTCGGGTCGGTGGCGCTGGCCTTCTCCGGTGCGTCCACGCCGGAGGACCAGCGGGCCATCGACAAGGTGTTCGCCGCCGCTACCTCCTCGGACTTCGCAGCAGCTTGGCTGCGCCACTGCAGCCTCGGTTGGGCTGCAGACCTCATCCCATCGTTCCCGTCCTCCCCTTCATCACCTTTGGAGAACTCGTCATGA
- a CDS encoding VirB3 family type IV secretion system protein, whose amino-acid sequence MNTAPGTIAGFEVPLHRSLTEPILLGGAPRTVAIANGTLAAAVGLGLQLWLPGLVLWIVGHSLAAWGARLDPQFMQVFSRHIKHRQLLDV is encoded by the coding sequence ATGAACACGGCGCCCGGAACCATCGCGGGCTTCGAGGTGCCGCTGCACCGGTCGCTGACCGAACCAATCCTGCTGGGCGGTGCCCCGCGCACGGTGGCGATTGCCAACGGCACGCTTGCCGCTGCCGTGGGTTTGGGCCTGCAGCTCTGGTTGCCGGGCCTCGTGTTGTGGATCGTCGGGCACTCGCTGGCTGCCTGGGGTGCGCGTCTGGACCCGCAGTTCATGCAGGTCTTCTCGCGACACATCAAGCACCGGCAGCTGCTGGACGTGTGA
- a CDS encoding TrbC/VirB2 family protein — protein sequence MTTSRLSVKPLLHVAAVAALLLAVALPAHAAGSNMPWEAPLQSVLESIQGPVARIIAVIVIIATGLALAFGDTSGGFRKLIQIVFGLSIAFAASSFFLTFFSFTGGAVLA from the coding sequence ATGACGACTTCACGCCTTTCCGTAAAACCGCTTCTGCACGTCGCCGCCGTAGCGGCGCTGCTACTCGCCGTCGCGCTGCCCGCGCATGCAGCAGGCTCGAACATGCCCTGGGAGGCACCGCTGCAGTCGGTGCTCGAGTCGATTCAGGGGCCGGTGGCACGGATCATCGCGGTAATCGTCATCATCGCCACGGGCCTAGCGCTGGCCTTCGGCGACACCAGCGGTGGCTTTCGCAAGCTGATCCAGATCGTGTTCGGCCTGTCGATCGCTTTTGCGGCGTCCAGCTTCTTCCTGACCTTCTTCAGTTTCACGGGCGGGGCGGTGCTGGCATGA
- the trbB gene encoding P-type conjugative transfer ATPase TrbB codes for MLRTAMGPEIAAALEDPEVVEVLLNPDGSLWVDRLGTGREATDTALPPAVAERIIRLVAAHVRTEVHAGAPILSAELPETGERFLGVLPPVVRAPSFAIRKRALRIMTLAQYVADGVMTEDQAAFLRRAVRERLNIVIAGGTSTGKTTLANALLDDIAETRDRVLILEDTVELQCRSDDHVSMRTEPGVSTMADLVRATLRLRPDRIVVGEVRGSEALDLLKAWGTGHPGGIATVHAGSAHGALTRLEQLVQEVSVTVPRALIAEAVNVIVFIAGRGRARRVREIVRVIGHDSHGYQLDAELSSFPPLPPPNPTSIGDPS; via the coding sequence ATGTTGCGCACGGCCATGGGGCCGGAGATCGCGGCAGCGTTGGAGGACCCCGAAGTCGTCGAAGTCCTTTTGAATCCGGACGGCTCGCTTTGGGTGGATCGGCTGGGTACCGGCCGCGAGGCCACTGACACGGCCCTGCCGCCGGCCGTCGCCGAGCGAATCATCCGGCTGGTGGCAGCGCACGTACGCACCGAGGTGCATGCAGGCGCACCGATCCTGTCGGCCGAACTGCCTGAGACCGGCGAACGCTTCCTGGGCGTGCTGCCGCCCGTCGTGCGAGCGCCATCCTTTGCGATCCGCAAGCGGGCTCTGCGCATCATGACGCTCGCCCAGTACGTGGCTGATGGCGTGATGACCGAGGATCAGGCGGCGTTCCTGCGGCGTGCGGTACGCGAGCGCCTGAACATCGTCATTGCCGGCGGCACCAGCACGGGCAAGACGACGCTGGCCAATGCTTTGCTCGACGATATCGCCGAGACGCGCGACCGGGTGCTGATACTCGAAGACACGGTGGAGCTGCAGTGCCGCAGTGACGACCACGTGAGCATGCGCACCGAGCCGGGCGTGAGCACCATGGCCGACTTGGTGCGCGCCACGCTACGGCTACGACCCGACCGCATTGTGGTCGGCGAGGTGCGCGGTTCGGAAGCACTCGACTTGCTGAAAGCCTGGGGTACCGGACATCCCGGCGGCATCGCAACCGTCCACGCCGGCTCGGCGCACGGCGCGCTCACCCGCCTGGAGCAACTGGTGCAGGAGGTGAGCGTCACCGTCCCGCGCGCCCTGATCGCCGAGGCGGTCAACGTCATCGTCTTCATCGCCGGCCGTGGCCGTGCGCGCCGCGTGCGTGAGATCGTGCGCGTCATCGGCCACGACAGCCACGGCTACCAGCTGGATGCCGAGCTGTCTTCCTTCCCGCCTCTTCCTCCGCCCAACCCTACCTCCATAGGAGATCCTTCATGA
- a CDS encoding CopG family transcriptional regulator, with protein MTRARLNIFIEPEHAKRLDQVAAHKGVSKSAVIAAALASFLSPDGEDQREAAIAKRLDRLSRQFDRLERDQNVLIETTALYIRYFLTVSLPVPEGQQEAARAQGRARYAQFIEQLARHIQRGRSLVREVHEDVAPTEAEPMQPDVQAGPGSQPQEVHRESV; from the coding sequence ATGACCCGCGCCCGACTGAACATCTTCATCGAGCCAGAGCACGCGAAGCGGCTGGACCAGGTTGCGGCGCACAAAGGTGTGTCGAAATCGGCCGTGATCGCCGCCGCGCTTGCGTCTTTCCTTTCGCCCGACGGCGAGGACCAGCGCGAGGCAGCTATTGCCAAGCGCCTGGACCGGCTCTCTCGGCAGTTCGACCGCCTGGAGCGTGACCAGAACGTGCTGATCGAGACGACGGCCCTATACATCCGCTACTTCCTGACCGTCTCGCTGCCGGTGCCCGAGGGTCAGCAGGAGGCGGCGCGCGCACAGGGTCGCGCCCGCTATGCGCAGTTCATCGAGCAGCTCGCGCGCCACATCCAGCGCGGGCGCAGCCTGGTGCGCGAGGTCCATGAAGACGTCGCACCAACCGAAGCTGAACCAATGCAGCCAGACGTCCAGGCGGGTCCAGGCTCCCAACCCCAAGAGGTTCATCGTGAATCTGTCTGA
- a CDS encoding conjugal transfer protein TraG, translated as MSSRGATGILFGQIVVVLGVALGGLWAATQWTAHALRHQARLGPPWFDVSGLSVYEPWKLFEWWYFYGAYAPKIFERGGIIAASSGMLATGAAVGMAVWRSRLAKQVTTYGSARWAEREEITEAGLTRPAGVFLGKTACKDADYLRHEGPEHVMAFAPTRSGKGVGLVVPSLLSWPGSAVIHDIKGENWNLTAGWRARFSHCLLFNPTDAKSAAYNPLLEVRRGMHEVRDVQNIADILVDPEGALERRNHWEKTSHALLVGAILHVLYAGEDKTLRGVANFLSDPACPFEVTLHRMMTTGHLGEEVHPVVASAAREVLNKSDNERSGVLSTAMSFLGLYRDPTVAEVTSRCDWRIADLISAAHPVSLYLVVPPSDISRTKPLIRLILNQVGRRLTESLDGSDGIARKHKLLLMLDEFPALGRLDFFESALAFMAGYGLRAFLIAQSLNQIDKAYGQNHSILDNCHVRIAFATNDERTAKRISEALGTATELRAQRNYAGHRLAPWLGHVMVSRQETARPLLTPGEVMQLPPDDAVVMVSGHPPIKAKKLRYYQDRNFTSRVLPAPALVAGVYADRPAARLDDWSGLPPLEALPPSSVVDGGGMADEGGHQLKPELDVAADVHSLANSDGPLVLDDEDDVPLRPQDVDRQLTRAARLAALDPDDGIAL; from the coding sequence ATGTCGAGCCGGGGTGCGACAGGCATTTTGTTCGGACAGATTGTTGTGGTGCTGGGTGTCGCCCTCGGCGGCCTATGGGCCGCCACGCAGTGGACAGCGCATGCGCTGCGCCATCAAGCGCGGCTCGGCCCACCGTGGTTTGACGTTTCGGGCTTGTCGGTCTACGAGCCGTGGAAGCTTTTCGAGTGGTGGTACTTCTATGGTGCCTACGCACCCAAGATATTTGAGCGCGGTGGGATCATCGCCGCTTCGAGTGGGATGCTCGCCACCGGCGCAGCCGTCGGCATGGCGGTGTGGCGTTCGCGGTTGGCCAAGCAGGTCACGACCTACGGTTCCGCTCGATGGGCCGAGCGTGAGGAGATCACCGAGGCCGGCCTGACTCGGCCTGCCGGCGTGTTCCTTGGCAAGACCGCGTGCAAGGACGCCGACTACTTGCGCCACGAAGGTCCGGAGCATGTGATGGCCTTTGCCCCCACGCGCTCCGGCAAGGGCGTGGGCCTGGTTGTGCCGTCGCTGCTGTCCTGGCCGGGCTCGGCGGTGATCCACGACATCAAAGGCGAGAACTGGAACCTCACCGCAGGATGGCGCGCGCGGTTCTCGCATTGCCTGCTGTTCAACCCCACCGACGCGAAGTCAGCCGCGTACAACCCACTGCTCGAAGTGCGACGCGGCATGCACGAAGTGCGGGACGTGCAGAACATCGCCGACATCCTGGTTGATCCCGAAGGGGCGCTGGAGCGGCGCAACCACTGGGAGAAGACCAGCCATGCCCTGCTGGTCGGTGCCATCCTGCACGTGCTCTACGCCGGCGAGGACAAGACGCTGCGCGGCGTTGCTAATTTCCTGTCAGATCCGGCGTGCCCGTTCGAGGTGACGCTGCACCGGATGATGACCACCGGGCATCTCGGCGAAGAGGTCCATCCGGTCGTCGCATCGGCCGCACGCGAAGTGCTCAACAAGAGCGACAACGAACGCTCGGGCGTGCTGTCCACCGCCATGAGCTTCTTGGGCCTGTACCGCGATCCCACGGTAGCCGAAGTCACGTCGCGCTGTGACTGGCGGATCGCCGATCTGATCTCGGCCGCGCACCCGGTGTCGCTCTACCTGGTCGTGCCGCCGTCCGACATCAGCCGCACCAAGCCACTGATCCGCTTGATTCTCAACCAGGTCGGCCGGCGCCTAACCGAATCGCTGGACGGATCGGACGGCATCGCGCGCAAGCACAAGTTGCTGCTGATGCTCGACGAGTTCCCGGCACTCGGCCGACTGGACTTCTTCGAAAGCGCTCTTGCCTTCATGGCGGGCTACGGCCTGCGCGCATTCCTCATCGCCCAGTCGCTCAACCAGATCGACAAGGCCTACGGCCAGAACCATTCCATCCTGGACAACTGCCACGTGCGCATCGCGTTCGCAACAAACGACGAGCGCACAGCCAAGCGGATCTCCGAGGCGCTCGGGACGGCGACGGAGCTGCGCGCCCAGCGCAACTACGCCGGCCACCGGCTTGCGCCGTGGCTCGGTCACGTGATGGTGTCGCGCCAAGAGACGGCCCGCCCGCTGTTGACACCGGGCGAAGTGATGCAGTTGCCGCCCGATGATGCCGTGGTGATGGTCTCGGGCCATCCGCCCATCAAGGCGAAGAAGCTGCGGTACTACCAGGACCGGAACTTCACGTCGCGTGTCCTGCCTGCGCCGGCGCTGGTAGCCGGCGTTTACGCCGACCGTCCTGCAGCGCGCCTCGACGACTGGAGCGGATTGCCACCCCTGGAAGCTCTGCCGCCTTCGTCTGTCGTTGATGGAGGCGGCATGGCCGACGAGGGGGGCCACCAGCTCAAGCCCGAGTTGGACGTCGCCGCCGATGTGCATTCGCTTGCGAACAGCGATGGCCCGCTGGTGCTCGATGACGAAGATGACGTGCCGCTGCGGCCGCAAGACGTGGACCGGCAGCTGACGCGCGCCGCGCGTCTGGCCGCGTTGGACCCTGACGACGGGATCGCACTATGA